The Comamonas sp. GB3 AK4-5 genome includes a region encoding these proteins:
- a CDS encoding response regulator codes for MPDLIQPPAAPPLPTPVLIVEDDALIQHRLDRILVTLGYTDTAMCFAASLAQARQHAAQRAFALALVDLGLPDGHGTELIAELRATDPAMGILVISAWSTKEAILAALRAGATGYVLKERDDLEVTLSIRSVLRGGAPIDPFIARRVISEFQQHSADGLRHSTSQEDATLSSREIEILNQVAHGLSHREIAEQLHLSRHTVEAHVRNIYRKLAVNSRIRAVSEARARGLLGS; via the coding sequence ATGCCCGACCTCATCCAGCCTCCCGCCGCCCCGCCCCTGCCCACACCGGTACTGATCGTGGAGGACGATGCATTGATACAGCATCGCCTGGATCGCATCCTCGTCACCCTGGGCTACACGGATACCGCCATGTGCTTTGCCGCATCGCTGGCCCAGGCGCGCCAGCATGCGGCACAGCGGGCCTTCGCCCTGGCCCTGGTGGACCTGGGGCTACCCGACGGCCATGGCACCGAGCTGATTGCCGAGCTGCGCGCCACTGACCCTGCCATGGGCATTTTGGTCATCTCCGCCTGGAGCACCAAGGAGGCCATCCTCGCCGCGCTGCGCGCTGGCGCCACCGGCTATGTGCTCAAGGAACGCGATGACCTGGAGGTCACCCTGTCCATACGCAGCGTGCTGCGCGGCGGAGCACCTATCGACCCTTTTATTGCCAGGCGCGTCATCAGCGAATTCCAGCAGCACAGTGCCGATGGCTTGCGGCATTCGACATCGCAAGAAGATGCGACCCTCAGCAGCCGCGAGATCGAAATACTGAACCAGGTGGCCCATGGCCTTTCGCACCGGGAAATCGCGGAGCAGTTGCACCTGTCGCGCCACACGGTCGAGGCCCATGTGCGCAACATCTATCGCAAGCTGGCGGTCAATTCGCGCATACGTGCCGTCAGCGAGGCCCGCGCCCGCGGGCTGCTCGGTTCATGA
- a CDS encoding TonB-dependent siderophore receptor, translating to MTLILVPALVCQAPLQSLAADAAPVAAVLETVEVSTPAPATTEDHGLYRSAAPSATATGLALTPQATPQPVQVLTRSLLNDQAVHTTRDLAMLSTGLTVSRGQLYARGFALSHWMLDGVSTSFDKNFDLGQSLSLYDRVEVVQGASGLMSGMGNPSAALNLVRKLPTAQARVELQLRTGRWGQNEAMVDASGPLNLARSLRARVLVDGQNRHGFQDGVNHRQRSYYGVLEADIAAQTTLRLGASQQRNHHQESLSDIPTAPDGSDLHLPRATSLGYDWEYWRQRTSTAFAQLEHEWNSGWKLRADLLRLRSELNYLGTYLSGGTPTALYQGLGLYTSAQTQTSYALSLRGPWHFAGRQHQLALGWSHRQSDAMGQGWTIPYWVGGLNAYAPPITRPLPPLALLQPSALQHSQQLAPTQSGVWLATQLQLHERLQLTLGGRWDRYHHQGWVEDNIKTPLRRTDQGRLHHFSRYAGLVWELDAQHNAYLQTSDIFQPRTERDTTDRVLPATTGRTYGVGLQGRYLEQRLQAGLHLFQVAQRNAPEQIYEQLSCPKFPGEACYRASEQVRSRGLAVQLQGQITPAWQLSASYTLVHSRYTRDALKQDQRFEPQLPHQLWQLATVYRLPDSAWRLGASLYRQSAIYNEGQDSLSGATYRIRQPGYTLLGLMAARQLTPQWLLQLNVHNLLDQRYYRGIDSPMFTSYGSPRSWLLTLRYRY from the coding sequence ATGACTCTGATCCTGGTCCCGGCCCTGGTTTGCCAGGCTCCGCTGCAGAGCCTGGCGGCAGATGCCGCGCCTGTGGCGGCCGTGCTGGAGACCGTGGAGGTCAGCACCCCTGCGCCGGCCACCACCGAGGACCATGGGCTCTACCGCAGCGCCGCTCCCAGCGCCACGGCCACCGGACTGGCCCTGACGCCCCAGGCTACGCCCCAGCCGGTACAGGTGCTCACGCGCAGCCTGCTCAACGACCAGGCCGTGCACACCACGCGGGACCTGGCCATGCTCTCGACCGGACTCACGGTGTCGCGCGGGCAGCTGTATGCCCGCGGCTTTGCGCTGAGCCACTGGATGCTGGATGGCGTGAGCACCAGCTTTGACAAGAACTTCGACCTGGGCCAAAGCCTTTCCCTGTATGACAGGGTCGAGGTGGTTCAGGGGGCATCGGGCCTGATGTCCGGCATGGGTAACCCCTCGGCCGCCCTCAATCTGGTGCGCAAATTACCCACCGCCCAAGCACGTGTGGAGCTGCAGCTGCGCACCGGCCGCTGGGGGCAGAACGAGGCCATGGTGGACGCCTCCGGCCCGCTGAACCTGGCCCGCTCGCTGCGTGCCCGTGTGCTGGTGGATGGCCAGAACCGGCACGGCTTCCAGGACGGGGTGAACCATCGCCAACGCAGCTACTACGGTGTGCTGGAAGCCGATATCGCAGCCCAGACCACGCTGCGCCTGGGCGCCAGCCAGCAGCGCAACCACCACCAGGAATCGCTCAGCGACATTCCCACAGCCCCGGACGGCAGCGATCTGCACCTGCCTCGCGCGACCAGCCTGGGCTATGACTGGGAATACTGGCGCCAACGCACCAGCACCGCCTTTGCCCAGCTGGAACATGAATGGAACAGCGGCTGGAAACTGCGGGCCGACCTGCTGCGCTTGCGCTCGGAGCTGAACTATCTAGGCACTTATCTGAGCGGAGGTACGCCCACGGCCCTGTACCAAGGCCTGGGGCTGTACACCTCTGCGCAGACCCAGACCAGCTACGCCCTGTCGCTGCGCGGCCCCTGGCATTTTGCCGGCCGCCAGCACCAGCTGGCCCTGGGCTGGAGCCACCGCCAGAGTGATGCCATGGGCCAGGGCTGGACCATCCCTTACTGGGTGGGTGGGCTGAATGCTTATGCCCCCCCCATCACCCGGCCCTTGCCCCCGCTGGCCTTGCTGCAGCCCTCTGCCTTGCAACACAGCCAGCAGCTGGCACCGACCCAGAGCGGAGTCTGGCTGGCCACGCAGCTGCAGCTGCATGAGCGGCTGCAGCTGACCTTGGGCGGGCGCTGGGACCGCTACCACCACCAAGGTTGGGTGGAAGACAACATCAAAACTCCGTTGCGACGCACAGACCAGGGGCGCCTGCACCACTTCAGCCGTTATGCAGGCCTGGTGTGGGAGCTGGATGCACAGCACAACGCCTATCTGCAGACCTCGGACATCTTCCAGCCCCGCACCGAACGAGACACCACAGACCGCGTGCTGCCGGCCACCACCGGCCGCACCTATGGCGTCGGCCTGCAGGGCCGCTATCTGGAACAGCGCCTGCAGGCGGGTCTGCACCTTTTCCAGGTCGCACAACGCAATGCACCCGAGCAGATCTACGAGCAGCTCAGCTGCCCCAAATTTCCTGGCGAGGCCTGTTATCGCGCCAGCGAGCAGGTACGCAGCCGGGGCCTGGCGGTGCAGCTGCAGGGCCAGATCACCCCGGCCTGGCAGCTATCGGCCAGCTACACCCTGGTGCACAGCCGCTATACCCGCGATGCCCTCAAGCAAGACCAGCGCTTTGAGCCCCAGCTGCCGCACCAGCTGTGGCAGTTGGCCACCGTCTACCGCCTGCCGGACAGCGCCTGGCGCCTGGGCGCCAGCCTCTACCGCCAAAGCGCCATCTACAACGAAGGGCAGGACAGCCTGAGTGGTGCCACCTACCGCATCCGCCAGCCTGGCTACACCTTGCTGGGCCTGATGGCGGCGCGCCAGCTCACGCCGCAATGGCTGCTGCAGCTCAATGTGCACAACCTGCTGGACCAGCGCTACTACCGAGGCATAGACAGCCCCATGTTCACCAGCTACGGCAGCCCGCGCAGCTGGTTGCTGACGCTGCGCTACCGGTATTGA
- a CDS encoding Bug family tripartite tricarboxylate transporter substrate binding protein — MFDAHRSLSLSFSRRHGLKLLAAAATLAVAGTATAQAAFPSKPINIIVPFSAGGTTDILARIVGLYLGEELGQPVIIDNRPGAGGNIGGLAASRATPDGYTLFLGTVGTHAINAALYSKMPFDPIKDFAPLTRVATVPNLLVANPAQPFKNVKELIAYAKANPGKVNFGSSGSGSSVHLSGELFKSMTHIDMVHVPYKGSAPAMSDLLGNQISIMFDNMPSAIQHVRSGKLRPLAVTTAKRSRELPDVPTIAEAGVPGYEATSWFGMWAPVKTPVEVQQKLYAALAKVLKNPAVIKKIEDQGGEVVLDTQAQFDSYIKTEAAKWGKVVKESGAQV; from the coding sequence ATGTTCGATGCCCACCGCAGCCTTTCCCTCAGCTTCTCCCGCCGCCATGGCCTGAAACTGCTGGCCGCTGCTGCCACCCTGGCCGTGGCCGGCACGGCGACTGCCCAGGCGGCCTTCCCCAGCAAGCCCATCAACATCATTGTTCCCTTCTCGGCAGGTGGCACCACCGACATCCTGGCGCGCATCGTCGGTCTGTATCTGGGTGAGGAACTGGGCCAACCCGTGATCATCGACAACCGCCCCGGCGCCGGCGGCAATATCGGTGGCCTGGCCGCGTCCCGCGCCACGCCCGATGGCTACACCCTGTTCCTGGGCACCGTGGGCACGCACGCCATCAATGCGGCGCTCTACAGCAAGATGCCCTTTGACCCCATCAAGGACTTCGCTCCGCTGACCCGCGTGGCCACTGTGCCCAATCTGCTGGTGGCCAACCCGGCCCAGCCCTTCAAGAACGTCAAGGAACTGATCGCCTACGCCAAGGCCAACCCCGGCAAGGTGAATTTCGGCTCCTCGGGCAGCGGTTCTTCCGTGCACCTGTCGGGCGAGCTGTTCAAGTCCATGACCCATATCGACATGGTTCATGTGCCCTACAAGGGCAGCGCCCCGGCCATGAGCGACCTGCTGGGCAACCAGATCTCCATCATGTTCGACAACATGCCCTCGGCCATCCAGCATGTGCGCTCGGGCAAGCTGCGCCCCCTGGCCGTGACCACGGCCAAGCGCTCGCGCGAGCTGCCAGATGTGCCCACCATCGCCGAAGCCGGCGTGCCGGGCTATGAAGCTACCTCCTGGTTCGGCATGTGGGCCCCAGTCAAGACACCGGTCGAGGTACAGCAAAAGCTGTATGCCGCGCTGGCCAAGGTGCTGAAGAACCCTGCCGTGATCAAGAAGATCGAAGACCAGGGCGGTGAAGTGGTGCTGGACACCCAGGCCCAGTTCGACAGCTACATCAAGACCGAAGCCGCCAAGTGGGGCAAGGTCGTCAAGGAGTCTGGCGCTCAGGTTTGA
- the catC gene encoding muconolactone Delta-isomerase has product MLYMAEMIVRIPATLDPEVAAKIKQEEKEYSQKLQREGKWRHLWRVVGEYANVSIFDAKDNDELHTMLSSLPLFPYMEIKVTPLANHPSSIVQE; this is encoded by the coding sequence ATGCTGTACATGGCCGAAATGATTGTTCGCATCCCCGCTACGCTGGACCCCGAGGTCGCAGCCAAGATCAAGCAAGAAGAAAAGGAATACTCGCAAAAGCTGCAGCGCGAAGGCAAGTGGCGCCACCTGTGGCGCGTGGTGGGCGAGTACGCCAATGTGAGCATCTTCGACGCCAAGGACAACGACGAGCTGCACACCATGCTCAGCTCGCTGCCCCTGTTCCCCTATATGGAAATCAAGGTCACGCCGCTGGCCAACCACCCTTCTTCCATCGTTCAGGAATAA
- a CDS encoding short-chain fatty acid transporter has translation MSKITAFFTELMRKYLPDPFVFAILLTLLTMVLAFAVEDRPAQLVVQDWGKGFWSLLAFTTQMAVILVMGYVLAAAPVVNRFLDKITSYVHTPYQAIIVATIVGCVGSYLNWGFGLVIGGIMARKLALKVKGVHYPLIIASAYTGFTMYSLGFSATIPVLISTKGHSFESPMGIIPLTETIFSAPILITSLVVLIALPLLNAAMHPKKGEKVVELDPATVAKENQGGAASELLGDEKTLAWRLNNSRALSLLIGLSGMGYVGLHFYQGGNLDLNMINFFILFLGVLLLKTPMQYVEKVNEGVKTIGGIILQFPFYAGIMAIMHGSGLVESIAHIFVNISNADTLPLWGLISSFVINFFAPSGGGHWVLQGPFMIDAATTLGASQAQTAMSVMLGNGWNDLVQPFWILPALALSKLKLKDIMGYTVVSMILVGVIYSATMLIWPHL, from the coding sequence ATGTCCAAAATCACCGCCTTCTTCACGGAGCTGATGCGCAAGTATCTGCCCGACCCCTTTGTCTTCGCCATCTTGCTCACCCTGCTCACCATGGTGCTGGCCTTCGCCGTCGAAGACCGTCCCGCCCAATTGGTGGTGCAGGACTGGGGCAAGGGTTTCTGGAGCCTGCTGGCCTTCACCACACAGATGGCCGTGATCCTGGTCATGGGCTATGTGCTGGCCGCAGCCCCCGTGGTCAACCGCTTTCTGGACAAGATCACCAGCTATGTGCACACCCCCTACCAGGCCATCATCGTGGCCACCATCGTGGGCTGCGTGGGCAGCTATCTGAACTGGGGCTTTGGCCTGGTGATTGGCGGCATCATGGCGCGCAAGCTGGCGCTCAAGGTCAAGGGCGTGCATTACCCCCTGATCATTGCCTCGGCCTATACCGGCTTCACCATGTACAGCCTGGGTTTCTCGGCGACGATTCCGGTGCTGATCTCCACCAAGGGCCACAGCTTTGAAAGCCCCATGGGGATTATTCCGCTGACGGAAACCATCTTCTCCGCTCCCATTCTGATCACCAGCCTGGTGGTGCTCATCGCCCTGCCCCTACTCAACGCCGCCATGCACCCCAAGAAGGGCGAAAAAGTGGTGGAGCTGGACCCCGCCACCGTGGCCAAGGAAAACCAGGGCGGCGCTGCCAGCGAGCTGCTGGGCGACGAAAAAACCCTGGCCTGGCGCCTGAATAACAGCCGCGCGCTGAGCCTGCTGATCGGTCTGTCGGGTATGGGCTATGTGGGCCTGCACTTCTACCAGGGCGGCAACCTCGACCTGAACATGATCAACTTCTTCATCCTGTTCCTGGGCGTGCTGCTGCTCAAGACGCCCATGCAATATGTGGAAAAGGTGAACGAAGGCGTCAAAACCATTGGCGGCATCATTTTGCAGTTCCCCTTCTACGCCGGCATCATGGCCATCATGCATGGCTCGGGTCTGGTCGAGTCCATCGCCCATATCTTCGTCAACATCTCCAACGCCGACACCCTGCCGCTGTGGGGCTTGATCAGCTCCTTTGTGATCAATTTCTTCGCCCCCTCGGGTGGCGGCCACTGGGTGCTGCAAGGCCCGTTCATGATCGATGCGGCCACCACCCTGGGCGCATCCCAGGCACAGACCGCCATGTCGGTGATGCTGGGCAATGGCTGGAACGACCTGGTCCAACCTTTCTGGATTCTGCCGGCCCTGGCCCTGTCCAAGCTCAAGCTCAAGGACATCATGGGCTACACCGTGGTCTCCATGATTCTGGTCGGCGTGATCTATTCGGCCACCATGCTCATCTGGCCGCATCTCTGA
- a CDS encoding SDR family oxidoreductase — MTNPTAPRVLITGGGAGIGAAIARRCREDGYAPVIIDRVVDHVPGGIQADLSNTEDTARALQEALAGGPITRLVNNVGVVVPNDAASQTLGEFDLAMALNLRCALQCMQALLPGMKEAGFGRIVNMSSRAALGKDLRTAYAASKAGLIGMTRVWALELGQWGITANAIGPGPIRTELFDKANPPDAPRTQKIIASVPVKRVGEPEDVSHAAAYLLDDRSGFVTGQVLYVCGGMTVGVAGV; from the coding sequence ATGACCAACCCAACTGCTCCCCGTGTACTGATCACCGGCGGCGGTGCCGGCATCGGTGCTGCCATTGCCCGGCGTTGCCGCGAAGACGGCTATGCGCCCGTCATCATCGACCGCGTGGTCGACCATGTGCCCGGCGGCATACAGGCCGATCTGAGCAATACCGAAGACACGGCCCGCGCCCTGCAAGAGGCCCTGGCCGGCGGTCCCATCACCCGCCTGGTGAACAACGTGGGCGTGGTCGTGCCCAACGACGCGGCCTCCCAGACCCTGGGTGAGTTCGACCTGGCCATGGCGCTGAATCTGCGCTGCGCCCTGCAATGCATGCAGGCCCTGCTGCCCGGCATGAAAGAGGCCGGCTTTGGCCGCATCGTCAACATGTCCTCACGCGCGGCCCTGGGCAAGGATTTGCGCACGGCCTATGCGGCCAGCAAGGCCGGGCTGATCGGCATGACCCGCGTCTGGGCGCTGGAGCTGGGCCAATGGGGCATCACCGCCAATGCCATAGGCCCCGGCCCCATACGCACCGAGCTGTTTGACAAAGCCAACCCGCCCGATGCGCCACGCACCCAAAAAATCATTGCCTCCGTGCCCGTCAAGCGCGTGGGCGAACCCGAGGACGTGTCCCACGCCGCGGCCTACCTGCTCGATGACCGCAGCGGCTTTGTCACCGGCCAGGTGCTCTATGTCTGTGGGGGCATGACCGTCGGCGTTGCCGGCGTGTAA
- a CDS encoding YciI family protein: MPFVIETFDKPDHQAVRQAHRPAHLEFLQAHQHLLLACGAKLHDDGQDLGGGLYLVDLETREQAQAFIEADPFHQAQLFDKVSITRWRKAYLAGECCL; this comes from the coding sequence ATGCCCTTTGTCATCGAAACCTTTGACAAGCCCGACCACCAGGCCGTGCGCCAGGCCCACCGGCCAGCCCATCTGGAGTTTCTGCAGGCCCACCAGCATCTGCTGCTGGCCTGCGGCGCCAAGCTGCACGACGACGGCCAGGACCTGGGTGGCGGTCTGTACCTCGTCGATCTGGAGACCCGCGAGCAGGCCCAGGCCTTTATAGAGGCCGATCCGTTCCACCAGGCCCAGCTGTTCGACAAGGTCAGCATCACACGCTGGCGCAAGGCCTATCTGGCCGGCGAATGCTGCCTCTGA
- a CDS encoding cyclase family protein, whose amino-acid sequence MSISNPRWKHRPQGSTWGDFGPNDQLGRLNLLTPEKVRQGVAEVREGLRFALSLPLDYPGGSALNPNRKPPVLRPLQRKGMVNFNCLLQELEPGRTDVLSDDMAILSLQYSTQWDGLAHVGSLFDANGDGLPEPLYYNGFRAGIDIVGPADISGTGMPERLDEAASTSCAKALGIEAMAANGVQGRGVMVDLHAHLGDARSLVGYEQLMRIIEADGVEIAVGDILCLHTGFAQRVLEMHKRPDPEVLNNSCAVLDGRDDKLLQWISDSQVAAIAADNYAVEAHPARPGADCCAALPLHEHCLFKLGVHLGELWHLTPLAHWLRAHQRHHFLLTAPPLHLPGAVASPLTPVATV is encoded by the coding sequence ATGTCCATCTCCAATCCTCGCTGGAAACACCGCCCCCAAGGCTCGACCTGGGGCGACTTTGGTCCCAACGACCAACTGGGTCGGCTGAACCTGCTCACCCCTGAGAAGGTGCGCCAGGGTGTGGCCGAGGTGCGCGAAGGCCTGCGCTTTGCCCTCAGTCTGCCGCTGGACTATCCCGGTGGCAGCGCGCTCAACCCCAACCGCAAGCCGCCCGTGCTGCGCCCCCTGCAACGCAAGGGCATGGTCAACTTCAACTGCCTACTGCAGGAGCTGGAGCCCGGCCGCACCGATGTGCTGTCCGACGACATGGCGATTCTGTCGCTGCAGTACTCCACACAGTGGGACGGTCTGGCCCATGTGGGTTCGCTGTTCGACGCCAATGGCGACGGCCTGCCCGAGCCGCTGTACTACAACGGTTTTCGCGCCGGCATCGACATCGTCGGCCCGGCCGACATCAGCGGCACCGGCATGCCCGAGCGCCTGGACGAGGCAGCCAGCACCAGCTGCGCCAAGGCCCTGGGCATTGAAGCCATGGCGGCCAACGGCGTGCAAGGCCGTGGCGTGATGGTCGACCTGCATGCCCACCTGGGCGATGCCCGCAGCCTGGTGGGCTACGAGCAGCTGATGCGCATCATCGAGGCCGATGGCGTGGAGATAGCCGTCGGCGACATCCTGTGCCTGCACACTGGCTTTGCCCAGCGCGTGCTGGAGATGCACAAGCGCCCCGACCCCGAGGTGCTGAACAACAGCTGCGCCGTGCTCGACGGACGCGACGACAAGCTGCTGCAGTGGATCAGCGATAGCCAGGTAGCCGCCATCGCTGCCGACAACTACGCCGTCGAAGCCCACCCAGCCCGCCCTGGCGCGGACTGCTGCGCAGCCCTGCCACTGCACGAGCATTGTTTGTTCAAGCTGGGCGTGCACCTGGGCGAGCTCTGGCATCTGACACCGCTGGCCCATTGGCTGCGCGCCCACCAGCGCCACCACTTTCTGCTCACCGCCCCCCCGCTGCACCTGCCGGGCGCCGTGGCCTCGCCACTGACACCCGTGGCCACGGTGTAA
- the pcaD gene encoding 3-oxoadipate enol-lactonase codes for MSATQQLTTAAGTFRIQLQGPEGAPVLVFSNSLGTTLEMWEAQAQAFSRDFRVLRYDTRGHGASVCSPGPYSFTQLGGDVLAILDALQIEKAHFCGISMGGLTGLWLGVNAAARMRSITVANSAAKIGAEGPWLERAASVRTQGAAGMQALADSSPSRWFTEGFAAAQPAVVQQAQAWIAGIAPEGYASCCEALAKEDLRAAITTITTPTLLVAGAHDPVTTVADAQAMQAAIAGSILATVPASHLSNLEAPEAFNQALQHFLQQH; via the coding sequence ATGAGCGCCACCCAACAACTGACTACCGCTGCCGGTACTTTCCGCATCCAGCTGCAAGGCCCTGAGGGCGCACCGGTGCTGGTGTTCTCCAACTCCCTGGGCACCACGCTGGAGATGTGGGAAGCCCAGGCCCAGGCTTTCAGCCGTGATTTCCGCGTGCTGCGCTACGACACCCGCGGCCATGGCGCCAGCGTGTGCAGCCCTGGACCCTACAGCTTCACCCAGCTGGGCGGCGATGTGCTGGCCATTCTGGATGCGCTGCAGATCGAGAAGGCGCATTTCTGCGGCATCTCCATGGGCGGCCTCACCGGCCTGTGGCTGGGTGTGAACGCCGCTGCACGCATGCGGAGCATCACCGTGGCCAACAGCGCCGCCAAGATCGGCGCCGAGGGCCCATGGCTGGAGCGTGCAGCATCCGTGCGCACCCAGGGTGCCGCCGGCATGCAGGCCCTGGCCGATTCCTCGCCCAGCCGCTGGTTCACCGAAGGCTTTGCGGCGGCCCAGCCCGCCGTGGTGCAACAGGCCCAGGCCTGGATTGCCGGCATTGCCCCCGAAGGCTATGCCAGCTGCTGCGAAGCCCTGGCCAAGGAAGACCTACGCGCCGCCATCACCACCATCACCACGCCCACGCTGCTGGTGGCCGGTGCCCACGACCCCGTGACCACCGTGGCCGATGCCCAGGCCATGCAGGCCGCGATTGCGGGCTCGATCCTGGCCACGGTGCCGGCTTCGCACCTGTCCAACCTGGAAGCACCCGAGGCTTTCAACCAGGCACTGCAGCACTTTTTGCAGCAGCACTGA